A region from the Drosophila takahashii strain IR98-3 E-12201 chromosome 2L, DtakHiC1v2, whole genome shotgun sequence genome encodes:
- the LOC108069885 gene encoding uncharacterized protein, with protein MTNNIPKNWTFDKNTRFTIEFQLRNILPGNDFRVRIVHRCRRKEINGYIIFTDDGQRAFGLMDGTRKDLNSMKDWILSSCIPEPFAHRVHFSFFELSFSPNKEPFHVKYSVPKNAKFLGDVYENYFRKTKFDKKPKVEREELGEYADFYSPQLLNDIESELDSENYDYETSMPEDDSSESFL; from the coding sequence ATGActaataatattcccaaaaaTTGGACATTTGACAAGAATACTCGCTTCACGATTGAGTTTCAGCTTCGCAACATACTGCCAGGTAATGATTTTCGAGTTCGAATAGTCCATCGCTGCCGAAGAAAAGAGATAAACGGATATATAATATTCACCGACGACGGACAACGAGCTTTTGGGTTGATGGATGGAACACGGAAAGATTTAAACAGTATGAAGGACTGGATCTTGAGTTCCTGCATTCCGGAGCCCTTTGCCCATCGAGTCCATTTCTCTTTCTTTGAGTTGAGCTTCAGTCCGAACAAAGAGCCTTTTCATGTAAAATATTCCGTCCCCAAAAACGCTAAATTCCTGGGAGATGTGTACGAGAATTACTTTCGGAAGACCAAGTTCGATAAAAAACCTAAAGTGGAAAGGGAAGAACTCGGTGAATATGCGGATTTCTATAGCCCTCAGTTGCTTAACGATATTGAATCGGAATTAGACTCGGAAAACTATGATTACGAAACCTCAATGCCCGAGGATGATTCCAGCGAGTCATTTCTCTGA
- the LOC108069886 gene encoding uncharacterized protein, with the protein MSLELVPQSEPEKVYLITYEMRVPEDTAAALLPIVAQKATELGVCGYIAHTHCGRKVGGELEGAETGLQAMVEWLLAKSQGKDLGDGEKIKSQMTEPRFSKWKLQSGAKYDDFFCC; encoded by the coding sequence ATGTCGCTGGAACTGGTGCCCCAGTCTGAGCCGGAGAAGGTATACCTAATAACCTACGAAATGCGTGTACCCGAAGATACCGCTGCGGCCCTCTTGCCAATTGTGGCCCAAAAAGCCACAGAGCTGGGAGTGTGTGGCTACATCGCGCATACGCACTGTGGCCGCAAAGTGGGCGGCGAACTGGAGGGCGCAGAGACTGGTCTTCAGGCGATGGTCGAGTGGCTGCTGGCCAAGAGCCAAGGGAAAGATCTTGGGGACGGGGAGAAGATCAAAAGCCAGATGACGGAGCCACGATTCTCGAAGTGGAAGCTGCAATCAGGGGCCAAATACGATGATTTCTTCTGCTGTTGA